A single region of the Streptomyces virginiae genome encodes:
- a CDS encoding L,D-transpeptidase produces the protein MNLQPIRGRARTGLPALLLGAALLFTTACSGGGGGNSGGSGGDNAGGGGKTGTEASKAVVSVKPDDGAKEVATSGVLKITSTGGKLSTVTVADTKGNAVEGKLAADGATWEPARHLASATEYKVHAVAKDEAGRESAKDTTFTTLTPTNTFVGHYTPEDGATVGVGMPVSINFTRGITNPEAVEKAITVTAEPPVQVEGHWFGNDRIDFRPENYWAAGTKVTVKLALDGVEGRPGVYGKQTRTVTFSIGRSQVSTVDASEKQMQVVRDGQVLKNVPITAGAPSTTTYNGQMVISEKYEVTRMNGATVGFGGEYDIADVPHAMRLSNSGTFVHGNYWASSGTFGSTNVSHGCVGLRDQRGGGDPDAPAAWFFNESLIGDVVVVKNSKDKQIAPDNGLNGWNMPWAEWIK, from the coding sequence GTGAACCTGCAGCCGATACGCGGCCGTGCCCGCACCGGCCTGCCGGCCCTTCTGTTGGGGGCGGCCCTGCTGTTCACCACCGCGTGCAGTGGCGGTGGCGGTGGTAACAGCGGCGGCAGCGGTGGCGACAACGCCGGGGGTGGCGGCAAGACCGGCACCGAAGCCTCCAAGGCGGTCGTCAGCGTCAAGCCCGACGACGGGGCCAAGGAGGTCGCGACCAGCGGCGTCCTGAAGATAACGAGCACGGGCGGCAAGCTCAGCACGGTGACCGTGGCGGACACCAAGGGCAACGCCGTCGAGGGCAAGCTCGCCGCCGACGGCGCGACCTGGGAGCCGGCCCGCCACCTGGCCTCCGCCACCGAGTACAAGGTGCACGCGGTCGCCAAGGACGAGGCCGGCCGGGAGTCGGCCAAGGACACCACCTTCACCACCCTGACCCCGACGAACACCTTCGTGGGCCACTACACGCCCGAGGACGGCGCCACCGTCGGCGTGGGCATGCCGGTCTCGATCAACTTCACCCGGGGGATCACCAACCCCGAGGCCGTCGAGAAGGCCATCACCGTCACGGCCGAGCCGCCCGTCCAGGTCGAGGGCCACTGGTTCGGCAACGACCGCATCGACTTCCGTCCCGAGAACTACTGGGCCGCGGGCACCAAGGTCACCGTGAAGCTCGCCCTGGACGGCGTCGAGGGTCGCCCCGGCGTCTACGGCAAGCAGACCCGTACGGTCACCTTCAGCATCGGCCGCTCGCAGGTCTCGACCGTCGACGCGAGCGAGAAGCAGATGCAGGTCGTCCGTGACGGCCAGGTCCTGAAGAACGTCCCGATCACCGCGGGCGCCCCGTCGACGACCACCTACAACGGTCAGATGGTCATCAGCGAGAAGTACGAGGTGACCCGGATGAACGGCGCGACCGTCGGCTTCGGCGGCGAGTACGACATCGCCGACGTCCCCCACGCCATGCGCCTGTCGAACTCCGGCACCTTCGTCCACGGCAACTACTGGGCCTCCTCCGGCACCTTCGGTTCGACGAACGTCAGCCACGGCTGCGTGGGCCTGCGCGACCAGCGCGGCGGCGGCGACCCGGACGCCCCGGCGGCCTGGTTCTTCAACGAATCGCTGATCGGTGACGTGGTCGTCGTGAAGAACTCGAAGGACAAGCAGATCGCCCCCGACAACGGCCTCAACGGCTGGAACATGCCGTGGGCGGAGTGGATCAAGTAG
- a CDS encoding enoyl-CoA hydratase/isomerase family protein: MTLSLEVSEGVGTIRLDRPPMNALDIATQDRLRELAVEATDRADVRAVIIYGGEKVFAAGADIKEMQTMDHAAMVARSRALQDAFTAVARIPKPVVAAITGYALGGGCELALCADYRIAADNAKLGQPEILLGLIPGAGGTQRLSRLVGPSKAKDLIFTGRMVKADEALTLGLVDRVVPAAEVYEQAHAWAAKLAQGPAIALRAAKECVDAGLEADIDTGLTIERNWFAGLFATEDRERGMRSFVEEGPGKAKFV; the protein is encoded by the coding sequence ATGACCCTCTCTCTCGAAGTCTCCGAAGGCGTCGGCACCATCCGTCTGGACCGGCCGCCCATGAACGCCCTGGACATCGCCACCCAGGACCGGTTGCGCGAGCTCGCGGTGGAGGCGACCGACCGGGCCGACGTCCGCGCGGTCATCATCTACGGCGGCGAGAAGGTGTTCGCGGCCGGCGCGGACATCAAGGAGATGCAGACGATGGACCACGCGGCGATGGTCGCCCGGTCCCGCGCGCTCCAGGACGCCTTCACCGCCGTCGCCCGCATCCCCAAGCCCGTCGTCGCGGCCATCACCGGCTACGCGTTGGGCGGCGGGTGCGAACTCGCGCTGTGCGCCGACTACCGGATCGCCGCGGACAACGCGAAGCTGGGCCAGCCCGAGATCCTGCTCGGCCTGATTCCGGGAGCGGGCGGCACCCAGCGGCTGTCCCGGCTGGTCGGACCGTCCAAGGCCAAGGACCTGATCTTCACCGGGCGCATGGTCAAGGCCGACGAGGCGCTGACCCTCGGCCTGGTCGACCGGGTGGTGCCCGCCGCCGAGGTGTACGAGCAGGCGCACGCCTGGGCCGCGAAGCTGGCGCAGGGTCCGGCGATCGCGCTGCGCGCCGCCAAGGAGTGCGTGGACGCGGGCCTGGAGGCCGACATCGACACCGGCCTGACCATCGAACGCAACTGGTTCGCGGGCCTGTTCGCGACCGAGGACCGCGAGCGCGGCATGCGCAGCTTCGTCGAAGAGGGCCCGGGCAAGGCGAAGTTCGTCTGA
- a CDS encoding ATP-binding protein encodes MAGLEGVEQPRQRGSASAVRLTAAVEDEQGLKALELYGNPAEGEVTLPSMPESASTARRLTQCVVVRLWGLSPQIAEHAVLLVSELVGNAVRHTGARSFGLRMLRRRGWIRVEVRDPSRGLPCLMPVHELDTTGRGLFLVDKLSDRWGADLLPRGKITWFEMRVADRQNP; translated from the coding sequence ATGGCGGGCCTGGAGGGTGTGGAACAGCCGCGGCAGCGCGGCAGCGCTTCGGCGGTACGGCTCACGGCGGCCGTTGAGGACGAACAAGGCCTCAAGGCTCTGGAGTTGTACGGAAATCCGGCCGAGGGTGAAGTGACGCTGCCGTCCATGCCGGAGTCCGCGAGCACCGCGCGCCGACTCACCCAGTGCGTGGTGGTCCGCCTCTGGGGTCTCTCCCCGCAGATCGCCGAACATGCCGTCCTGTTGGTCTCGGAGCTCGTCGGCAACGCGGTCCGGCACACCGGGGCCCGTTCCTTCGGCTTACGCATGCTGCGACGTCGGGGCTGGATCCGGGTGGAGGTGCGCGACCCCTCGCGGGGCCTGCCCTGCCTGATGCCGGTCCATGAGCTGGACACCACCGGCCGGGGCCTCTTCCTCGTCGACAAGCTGTCCGACCGCTGGGGCGCGGACCTGCTGCCGCGCGGGAAGATCACCTGGTTCGAGATGCGGGTCGCCGACCGTCAGAACCCCTGA
- a CDS encoding polysaccharide deacetylase family protein gives MHSQPGRRAALRASLRVAAVGTVGAAAVGLTAACGPGRPATASSGSTPGPARPARPAQAAPAAAPRRFAGQPVEIGHGPRDRPRVALTFHGNGDPAIAREVLTAAEKGGARVTVLAIGSWLDAHPELARRILDGGHELGNHTQRHLAINEMAEAEAYAEITGCARRLKRLTGSIGTWFRPSQTQYATPLVQKLAQRAGYPHVLSYDVDSLDFTSPGAAAVIRTVTGTIRPGSVVSLHFGYADTVDAMPALLEELARRELRAVTTTELLTP, from the coding sequence GTGCACTCACAACCAGGCCGCCGCGCGGCCCTGCGCGCGTCCCTGCGTGTGGCCGCTGTCGGGACGGTCGGCGCCGCCGCGGTCGGCCTCACCGCCGCCTGCGGACCGGGTCGGCCCGCCACCGCGTCCTCCGGCTCGACGCCTGGTCCGGCCCGCCCCGCCCGCCCGGCGCAGGCGGCCCCGGCCGCCGCCCCGCGCCGCTTCGCCGGGCAGCCCGTGGAGATCGGCCACGGTCCGCGCGACCGCCCCCGGGTCGCCCTCACCTTCCACGGCAACGGGGACCCCGCCATCGCCCGGGAGGTGCTGACCGCGGCCGAGAAGGGGGGCGCGCGGGTCACCGTACTGGCCATCGGATCCTGGCTCGACGCCCACCCGGAGCTGGCCCGGCGCATCCTCGACGGCGGCCACGAGCTCGGCAACCACACCCAGCGCCACCTCGCGATCAACGAGATGGCCGAGGCGGAGGCCTATGCCGAGATCACCGGCTGCGCCCGGCGACTCAAGCGGCTCACGGGCTCCATCGGCACCTGGTTCCGGCCCTCCCAGACGCAGTACGCGACCCCGCTCGTCCAGAAGCTGGCCCAGCGGGCGGGCTACCCGCACGTCCTCTCGTACGACGTGGACTCCCTCGACTTCACCTCGCCCGGTGCCGCGGCCGTCATCCGCACCGTCACCGGGACGATCCGGCCCGGATCGGTGGTGAGCCTGCACTTCGGCTACGCGGACACGGTCGACGCGATGCCTGCCCTCCTCGAAGAACTCGCGCGCCGCGAACTGCGCGCGGTGACCACCACGGAGCTGCTGACCCCATGA